One Panicum virgatum strain AP13 chromosome 3N, P.virgatum_v5, whole genome shotgun sequence DNA segment encodes these proteins:
- the LOC120663537 gene encoding uncharacterized protein LOC120663537, producing the protein MSVDVDPGRRAPAPATPATTAARDAYFLWELRKYVLLQATLAASVTYSAGLCPPGGFWDDNDGVRLAGDPVLQVTYARRYTLFFYFNATAFIASIITVNLLLVHSLSRRRWWLRALQAAMILDQLGLMGAYAAGSCRDVAMSAYIVALVAMVSSYVCAHVLLFTLCALRRHAHAAAAGEDAMPEEAHEAVERSRKYLLIFATLVATVTYQAGLSMPGGFLSADSQDSDHLAGDPMLHDHHPDRFMGFFYFNTTAFVASLVVIMLLMSRTVARHGFRSCALWVCTGAALIGLTGAFSVGSSRSVKTSIYVIALVAAILLYIGLQVLVFLCKPVENWVHSAQKTLQKCLKLDRIQPQQDHRVQAVSDPQALSADQLLQKSRMYLLLLGILAASVTYQAGLNPPGGFWEANAADGLHHYLAGDPVLHITYPRRYLAFFYCNATAFVASLVILILLLSNIFSTQGIKYCALQVAMILDLLGLIGAYAAGSCRQVSKSVYISVLVVPVFLYVGIHVLVFMLEVFPNHATWREMVKAKLERFVPNWLKKLFELQAGEEDEELEWKLEKRRKLLLLLAILAASLTYQAGMSPPGGFWQENKTGHVVGNPVLSDNYPRRYLAFFYCNATAFVASLAIIMLLVNRKLSARGIQSHALRVCVILDLIGLMGAFAAGSSRKVSTSIYVFVLVFAVLVCIALQVILVVSESVQHLVQRLLSFFGILDEESSDILPHRATNGGARDLWGEKLPKYLLLIAALAATVTYQAAMNPPGGLWDDGQTAHIAGDPVLRSSYPHRYKAFFYCNATSFMASLVIMVLLLIKRVCRAKPAILALHTATVLNLFGLMGAYAAGSCRRMRTSAYILALVIGVSAYIVVLLVVSIGVAKWLEKVMDKLVERMIWCFSPEDL; encoded by the coding sequence ATGTCAGTTGACGTTGACcccggccggcgagctccggcgccggccactCCTGCCACCACGGCGGCCAGGGACGCCTACTTCCTCTGGGAGCTGCGCAAGTACGTGCTGCTGCAGGCCACGCTTGCGGCAAGCGTCACCTACTCGGCGGGGCTGTGCCCGCCGGGAGGCTTCTGGGACGACAACGACGGCgtgcggctcgccggcgaccccgtGCTCCAGGTCACCTACGCCCGCCGCTACACGCTTTTCTTCTACTTCAACGCCACCGCCTTCATCGCTTCCATCATCACCGTCAACCTCCTCCTCGTGCACTCgctgagccgccgccgctggtggctCCGGGCGCTCCAGGCCGCCATGATCCTCGACCAGTTGGGCCTCATGGGGGCCTACGCCGCCGGCAGCTGCAGGGACGTCGCCATGTCCGCCTACATCGTCGCCCTGGTGGCGATGGTCTCGTCCTACGTCTGCGCCCATGTCCTGCTCTTCACGTTGTGCGCCTTGAGGAggcacgcgcacgccgccgccgccggcgaggacgccATGCCTGAAGAAGCCCACGAAGCGGTGGAGCGCTCGCGCAAGTACCTCCTCATCTTCGCGACTCTTGTCGCGACAGTGACGTACCAAGCTGGGCTGAGCATGCCAGGCGGGTTCCTGTCGGCGGACAGCCAGGACAGCGACCACCTCGCCGGGGACCCCATGCTCCACGACCACCATCCCGACCGCTTCATGGGCTTCTTCTACTTCAACACCACGGCGTTCGTGGCGTCCCTGGTCGTGATCATGCTCCTCATGAGCAGGACCGTGGCGCGCCACGGCTTCCGGTCGTGCGCGCTCTGGGTGTGCACGGGCGCCGCTCTCATCGGCCTCACGGGCGCCTTCTCCGTCGGGAGCAGCAGAAGCGTCAAGACTTCCATCTACGTCATCGCGTTGGTGGCTGCTATTCTGCTCTACATCGGCCTTCAGGTTCTGGTGTTCTTGTGCAAGCCTGTGGAGAATTGGGTCCACAGTGCCCAAAAAACATTGCAAAAATGTCTGAAATTGGACAGGATTCAGCCACAACAAGATCACCGGGTTCAGGCAGTATCTGATCCACAAGCCCTGAGTGCGGATCAGCTTCTTCAGAAGTCCCGCATGTACCTGCTTCTGCTCGGGATTCTGGCGGCGAGCGTGACGTACCAAGCAGGACTGAACCCACCGGGTGGCTTCTGGGAAGCAAATGCTGCCGATGGTCTGCATCACTACCTAGCAGGTGACCCAGTCCTTCACATCACATACCCCCGGAGATATCTGGCTTTCTTCTACTGCAATGCCACAGCCTTTGTCGCGTCGCTGGTTATTCTGATCCTGCTCCTCAGCAACATATTCAGCACCCAGGGAATCAAGTACTGCGCATTGCAGGTTGCCATGATCCTGGACCTTCTTGGACTGATTGGTGCGTATGCTGCTGGAAGTTGCAGGCAAGTGTCCAAATCCGTGTACATCTCGGTGCTTGTGGTTCCAGTGTTCCTCTACGTCGGCATCCATGTTCTGGTGTTCATGTTAGAAGTCTTCCCAAACCATGCGACCTGGAGGGAAATGGTGAAGGCGAAGCTGGAGCGGTTTGTGCCCAATTGGCTTAAGAAGCTGTTTGAGCTGCAGGCCGGGGAGGAAGATGAGGAACTGGAATGGAAATTAGAGAAGAGACGAAAGCTTCTGCTGCTCCTTGCCATTCTCGCAGCAAGCCTCACCTACCAGGCAGGCATGAGTCCCCCGGGCGGCTTCTGGCAAGAGAACAAGACAGGCCATGTCGTCGGCAACCCAGTGCTCAGCGACAACTACCCACGCCGCTACCTGGCTTTCTTTTACTGCAACGCAACTGCCTTCGTTGCGTCTCTGGCCATCATCATGCTGCTGGTGAACAGAAAGCTTTCGGCGAGAGGGATACAGTCCCACGCGCTCAGGGTGTGCGTGATCCTTGACCTGATTGGGCTCATGGGTGCGTTCGCCGCTGGGAGCTCCAGGAAGGTATCAACATCCATCTATGTCTTCGTCCTGGTCTTTGCAGTTCTAGTCTGCATCGCGCTTCAAGTTATTCTGGTTGTATCAGAGTCAGTTCAGCATCTTGTGCAGAGACTTCTATCATTTTTCGGCATACTGGACGAAGAATCCAGTGACATATTGCCTCATAGGGCCACCAATGGAGGGGCGCGAGATCTCTGGGGTGAAAAGTTGCCCAAATACTTGTTGCTGATCGCTGCACTTGCAGCTACTGTCACTTACCAAGCCGCCATGAACCCGCCCGGTGGCCTCTGGGATGATGGCCAAACTGCCCACATAGCCGGTGACCCGGTTCTTCGGAGCAGCTATCCACATCGGTACAAGGCTTTCTTCTACTGCAATGCGACTTCCTTCATGGCGTCTCTGGTGATCATGGTCTTGCTTCTGATCAAGCGAGTATGCAGGGCAAAACCGGCCATCTTGGCACTGCACACTGCCACGGTACTCAACTTATTTGGCCTGATGGGTGCGTATGCTGCTGGGAGCTGCAGGAGAATGAGAACCTCTGCATACATCTTGGCATTAGTGATCGGGGTTTCTGCGTACattgttgttcttcttgttGTGTCCATAGGTGTCGCAAAATGGCTGGAAAAAGTCATGGATAAGCTCGTGGAACGAATGATCTGGTGCTTCTCTCCAGAAGATTTGTGA